CCCCGACCCGCTCGAAGCTGCGTTCCTGCACGAAGCGTAGGAACTTGGTCTGCAAGGCAGGCGATAACTCGGCGATTTCGTCCAAGAAGATCGTGCCGTGGTCAGCCGCCTCCAGCCGCCCGGGCTTATCTTTGAAGGCACCGGTAAAGGCGCCGCGCATATGACCGAAGAGTTCGCTTTCCAGCAGATGCTCCGACAGGGTGGTACAGTTAACCACCACGAAGGCGCGTTGCGCGCGCGAACTCCAACGATGAATCTGGCGAGCGAGCACATTCTTGCCAGTACCGCTTTCGCCATTGAGCAGAATCGTGGCCTCGCTGGCAGCCGCTTGGCGCGCCGCTTCGAGCACTCGGCGCATCGCCGGGCTGGGCGAATCCACCAGCGCCGCGGGCTCTTCCAGGCTTTCACGCAGGCGGCGGTTTTCGCTGCGTAATCCCTCCACTTCCAAAGCGCGCTCGACCACGTGCTGAATCTGATCGAGGGTGAAGGGCTTGGTAATATAATCGACGGCCCCCGAACGCATCGCCGCCACCGCGTTTTCCACCGTCGCGTAGGCAGTCATCAGGATTACCGGCAGCGCCGGGCGCAGCTCCTTGATTTGGCGCAGGAGCTCCAGCCCATTGACCTCCGCCATCCGATAGTCGGTCAGCACCAAGTCGTAGAGTTTGCCCGGGGCGCCCACTAGAGCCAGCGCCTGGCGCCCGCTGTCAGCACAATCGACCGTATGTGAACAAGATTGAAAGAAGGTGGCCAGGGAGCCGCGAATGTTTTTCTCGTCGTCAACGATCAGCAGTCGGGCCATGAATCCTCCGGCGCCAGGGGCAATTCCACGCGGAAGGAAGTCCCTTGGCCGGGTTCGCTATCTACGAAAATTCTGCCCCCGTGAGCCTCGACGATCTCCTTAACGATCGCCAGCCCCAAGCCCGCCGCCCCCGGCTGAGCGCCATCGATCGTCCCCTGAGCATAGCGCTCGAACAGATGGTCGCGCATGTCA
The DNA window shown above is from Candidatus Binataceae bacterium and carries:
- a CDS encoding sigma-54 dependent transcriptional regulator; protein product: MARLLIVDDEKNIRGSLATFFQSCSHTVDCADSGRQALALVGAPGKLYDLVLTDYRMAEVNGLELLRQIKELRPALPVILMTAYATVENAVAAMRSGAVDYITKPFTLDQIQHVVERALEVEGLRSENRRLRESLEEPAALVDSPSPAMRRVLEAARQAAASEATILLNGESGTGKNVLARQIHRWSSRAQRAFVVVNCTTLSEHLLESELFGHMRGAFTGAFKDKPGRLEAADHGTIFLDEIAELSPALQTKFLRFVQERSFERVG